The following are encoded together in the Thunnus maccoyii chromosome 18, fThuMac1.1, whole genome shotgun sequence genome:
- the arhgap17b gene encoding rho GTPase-activating protein 17b isoform X3, whose amino-acid sequence MKKQFNRMRQLANQTVGRAEKTEVLSDDLLQIERRMELVRLVSHNTHKRLVSCLQGQLGTDTEKRHKKLPLTMLSQAMQEGGGQLGDESLIGKMMDVCGEAETRLATELMQHEMQIEKDILDPLNQLAEVEIPNILKQRKQLAKLVLDYDSAKTRWYQATKSNNQAMAAKADSLKDEMDEALNKVEICKDQLSADLYNFASKEGEYAQYYVMLLEAQADYHRRSLAALEGAIPTIHLQQDSWMEKPAFGTFLEEHLKRSNREIALPIEACVMMLLETGMREEGLFRIAAGASKLKKLKAALDCSTSQLEEFYSDPHAVAGALKSYLRELPEPLMTYGLYDEWTQASNVPDPDKRLQALWVTCDRLPKTHKANLRYLVKFLAKLAQDSDVNKMTPSNIAIVLGPNLLWAKTEGTLAEMAAATSVHVVAIIEPIIQHADWFFPDEVDFNVSGMFAMPTHPATPDPEPGLERKRPGSLVGQDGDSHTPRKDSTVNKQPEPTPRRASTVNRKQPQLTSPTFQPPLPPLEATQPEPQPQALSPATEAEQLGLSGAGGAAGGGVGGLGGGVQVATVQPQVVTQLSAEESSPARELMSTPPPQRNGSVNLTVGTQHSQGGSRGPSPHMVRRGTKKQAPAPPKQASPFASQSSIQAPGSPHHPPITPRRYTVKENPIHAPSHPPPQPPQPHQAQGESEPSPPSTPTPPDTPPHDGPHSNPLSAPHYGSLPRPSRPAPRPRPRPSMPPPPQPAGSDNDSGICSSASKIITDV is encoded by the exons atgaagaaacagTTTAATCGCATGAGGCAGCTTGCCAACCAGACAGTTGGAAG GGCTGAGAAAACAGAAGTGCTGAGTGATGACCTCCTACAG aTTGAGAGGCGGATGGAGCTGGTGCGTTTGGTGtcgcacaacacacacaagaggCTGGTGTCCTGTCTGCAGGGTCAACTGGGCACAGACACTGAGAAGAGACAT AAAAAGCTGCCCCTGACGATGCTATCCCAGGCAATGCAAGAGGGAGGCGGTCAGCTGGGGGACGAGAGTCTGATCGG CAAGATGATGGATGTGTGTGGAGAAGCAGAGACCAGGTTAGCCACCGAACTGATGCAGCATGAAATGCAGATTGAGAAAGACATCTTGGATCCTCTCAACCAGCTGGCAGAG GTGGAGATTCCCAATATACTAAAACAGAGGAAGCAACTTGCCAAGCTGGTTCTGGACTATGACTCAGCCAAGACGAG GTGGTACCAGGCAACAAAGTCCAACAACCAGGCCATGGCAGCTAAAGCCGACTCTCTCAAAGATGAGATGGACGAGGCTCTCAATAAAGTAGAAATATGCaag GACCAGCTCTCTGCAGACTTGTACAACTTTGCCTCCAAAGAGGGAGAGTATGCACAGTATTATGTCATG TTATTAGAGGCCCAGGCAGACTACCACAGGAGGTCTCTGGCAGCTCTGGAGGGAGCTATACCCACCATCCACTTACAGCAAG ACTCTTGGATGGAGAAGCCGGCGTTTGGCACGTTCCTGGAGGAGCACCTGAAGAGGAGTAACCGTGAGATCGCTCTGCCCATAGAGGCCTGCGTCATGATGCTGCTGGAGACCGGCATGAGGGAGGAG GGTCTCTTCCGAATAGCTGCCGGAGCTTCAAAACTGAAGAAGCTGAAGGCGGCGCTGGACTGTTCCACCTCGCAGCTCGAAGAGTTCTACTCTGATCCCCACGCCGTTGCTG GAGCCTTGAAGTCCTACCTCAGGGAACTTCCTGAACCTCTAATGACTTATGGCCTGTACGACGAGTGGACGCAGGCCTCCAA tGTTCCTGACCCTGACAAGAGGCTTCAGGCCTTATGGGTGACATGTGACCGTTTGCCAAAGACTCACAAAGCCAACCTCAG GTATCTGGTGAAGTTTCTGGCCAAACTGGCTCAGGACAGCGACGTTAATAAGATGACTCCTAGCAACATCGCCATAGTCCTGGGGCCCAACCTGCTCTGGGCAAAGACTGAGGG GACTCTGGCGGAGATGGCAGCAGCTACATCGGTCCATGTGGTCGCCATCATCGAGCCCATTATCCAGCATGCTGATTGGTTCTTCCCTGATG AGGTGGATTTCAACGTGTCGGGCATGTTTGCCATGCCCACCCACCCAGCAACCCCGGACCCTGAACCCGGCCTGGAGAGGAAACGCCCCGGCAGCCTGGTGGGGCAGGACGGGGACAGTCACACCCCCCGTAAAGACAG CACTGTTAACAAACAGCCGGAGCCCACCCCACGTAGAGCCAGCACTGTAAATAGAAAGCAGCCACAGCTAACCTCACCCACCTTCCAACCCCCACTGCCCCCTCTGGAAGCTACCCAGCCTGAGCCCCAGCCCCAGGCTCTGTCCCCAGCTACAGAGGCTGAGCAGCTTGGCCTGAGTGGTGctggtggtgctgctggtggtggtgttggtggtcTGGGTGGTGGGGTCCAGGTAGCCACTGTGCAACCTCAGGTTGTAACCCAGCTCAGCGCAGAGGAGAGCAG CCCAGCCCGCGAGCTCATGTCCACCCCACCTCCCCAGAGGAATGGTTCAGTCAATCTTACAGTAGGAACCCAGCACTCTCAGGGTGGGTCCAGGGGGCCCAGTCCACACATGGTCCGCAGAG GCACCAAGAAGCAAGCCCCAGCCCCGCCCAAACAGGCCAGCCCCTTCGCATCCCAGTCCAGTATCCAGGCACCCGGGTCCCCTCATCACCCACCCATCACCCCACGACGCTACACTGTCAAAGAAAACCCCATCCACGCCCCAAGCCACCCACCCCCGCAGCCTCCTCAACCCCACCAGGCCCAGGGGGAGTCGGAGCCCTCTCCTCCCAGCACTCCAACCCCTCCAGACACTCCGCCTCATGATGGACCCCATTCCAACCCGTTGTCTGCCCCCCACTATGGATCTCTCCCTCGCCCCTCTAGGCCGGCTCCCAGGCCACGACCCCGACCCAGCATGCCGCCGCCCCCGCAACCTGCAGGAAGTGACAATGATAGTGGCATCTGCAGCTCCGCTTCCAAGATCATAACAG ATGTCTGA
- the arhgap17b gene encoding rho GTPase-activating protein 17b isoform X1 — protein MKKQFNRMRQLANQTVGRAEKTEVLSDDLLQIERRMELVRLVSHNTHKRLVSCLQGQLGTDTEKRHKKLPLTMLSQAMQEGGGQLGDESLIGKMMDVCGEAETRLATELMQHEMQIEKDILDPLNQLAEVEIPNILKQRKQLAKLVLDYDSAKTRWYQATKSNNQAMAAKADSLKDEMDEALNKVEICKDQLSADLYNFASKEGEYAQYYVMLLEAQADYHRRSLAALEGAIPTIHLQQDSWMEKPAFGTFLEEHLKRSNREIALPIEACVMMLLETGMREEGLFRIAAGASKLKKLKAALDCSTSQLEEFYSDPHAVAGALKSYLRELPEPLMTYGLYDEWTQASNVPDPDKRLQALWVTCDRLPKTHKANLRYLVKFLAKLAQDSDVNKMTPSNIAIVLGPNLLWAKTEGTLAEMAAATSVHVVAIIEPIIQHADWFFPDEVDFNVSGMFAMPTHPATPDPEPGLERKRPGSLVGQDGDSHTPRKDSTVNKQPEPTPRRASTVNRKQPQLTSPTFQPPLPPLEATQPEPQPQALSPATEAEQLGLSGAGGAAGGGVGGLGGGVQVATVQPQVVTQLSAEESSPARELMSTPPPQRNGSVNLTVGTQHSQGGSRGPSPHMVRRGTKKQAPAPPKQASPFASQSSIQAPGSPHHPPITPRRYTVKENPIHAPSHPPPQPPQPHQAQGESEPSPPSTPTPPDTPPHDGPHSNPLSAPHYGSLPRPSRPAPRPRPRPSMPPPPQPAGSDNDSGICSSASKIITDGGLVIKGIGRALIPEVIVDQQGESSAGQEPAATHPPPLVPEIQSESTAL, from the exons atgaagaaacagTTTAATCGCATGAGGCAGCTTGCCAACCAGACAGTTGGAAG GGCTGAGAAAACAGAAGTGCTGAGTGATGACCTCCTACAG aTTGAGAGGCGGATGGAGCTGGTGCGTTTGGTGtcgcacaacacacacaagaggCTGGTGTCCTGTCTGCAGGGTCAACTGGGCACAGACACTGAGAAGAGACAT AAAAAGCTGCCCCTGACGATGCTATCCCAGGCAATGCAAGAGGGAGGCGGTCAGCTGGGGGACGAGAGTCTGATCGG CAAGATGATGGATGTGTGTGGAGAAGCAGAGACCAGGTTAGCCACCGAACTGATGCAGCATGAAATGCAGATTGAGAAAGACATCTTGGATCCTCTCAACCAGCTGGCAGAG GTGGAGATTCCCAATATACTAAAACAGAGGAAGCAACTTGCCAAGCTGGTTCTGGACTATGACTCAGCCAAGACGAG GTGGTACCAGGCAACAAAGTCCAACAACCAGGCCATGGCAGCTAAAGCCGACTCTCTCAAAGATGAGATGGACGAGGCTCTCAATAAAGTAGAAATATGCaag GACCAGCTCTCTGCAGACTTGTACAACTTTGCCTCCAAAGAGGGAGAGTATGCACAGTATTATGTCATG TTATTAGAGGCCCAGGCAGACTACCACAGGAGGTCTCTGGCAGCTCTGGAGGGAGCTATACCCACCATCCACTTACAGCAAG ACTCTTGGATGGAGAAGCCGGCGTTTGGCACGTTCCTGGAGGAGCACCTGAAGAGGAGTAACCGTGAGATCGCTCTGCCCATAGAGGCCTGCGTCATGATGCTGCTGGAGACCGGCATGAGGGAGGAG GGTCTCTTCCGAATAGCTGCCGGAGCTTCAAAACTGAAGAAGCTGAAGGCGGCGCTGGACTGTTCCACCTCGCAGCTCGAAGAGTTCTACTCTGATCCCCACGCCGTTGCTG GAGCCTTGAAGTCCTACCTCAGGGAACTTCCTGAACCTCTAATGACTTATGGCCTGTACGACGAGTGGACGCAGGCCTCCAA tGTTCCTGACCCTGACAAGAGGCTTCAGGCCTTATGGGTGACATGTGACCGTTTGCCAAAGACTCACAAAGCCAACCTCAG GTATCTGGTGAAGTTTCTGGCCAAACTGGCTCAGGACAGCGACGTTAATAAGATGACTCCTAGCAACATCGCCATAGTCCTGGGGCCCAACCTGCTCTGGGCAAAGACTGAGGG GACTCTGGCGGAGATGGCAGCAGCTACATCGGTCCATGTGGTCGCCATCATCGAGCCCATTATCCAGCATGCTGATTGGTTCTTCCCTGATG AGGTGGATTTCAACGTGTCGGGCATGTTTGCCATGCCCACCCACCCAGCAACCCCGGACCCTGAACCCGGCCTGGAGAGGAAACGCCCCGGCAGCCTGGTGGGGCAGGACGGGGACAGTCACACCCCCCGTAAAGACAG CACTGTTAACAAACAGCCGGAGCCCACCCCACGTAGAGCCAGCACTGTAAATAGAAAGCAGCCACAGCTAACCTCACCCACCTTCCAACCCCCACTGCCCCCTCTGGAAGCTACCCAGCCTGAGCCCCAGCCCCAGGCTCTGTCCCCAGCTACAGAGGCTGAGCAGCTTGGCCTGAGTGGTGctggtggtgctgctggtggtggtgttggtggtcTGGGTGGTGGGGTCCAGGTAGCCACTGTGCAACCTCAGGTTGTAACCCAGCTCAGCGCAGAGGAGAGCAG CCCAGCCCGCGAGCTCATGTCCACCCCACCTCCCCAGAGGAATGGTTCAGTCAATCTTACAGTAGGAACCCAGCACTCTCAGGGTGGGTCCAGGGGGCCCAGTCCACACATGGTCCGCAGAG GCACCAAGAAGCAAGCCCCAGCCCCGCCCAAACAGGCCAGCCCCTTCGCATCCCAGTCCAGTATCCAGGCACCCGGGTCCCCTCATCACCCACCCATCACCCCACGACGCTACACTGTCAAAGAAAACCCCATCCACGCCCCAAGCCACCCACCCCCGCAGCCTCCTCAACCCCACCAGGCCCAGGGGGAGTCGGAGCCCTCTCCTCCCAGCACTCCAACCCCTCCAGACACTCCGCCTCATGATGGACCCCATTCCAACCCGTTGTCTGCCCCCCACTATGGATCTCTCCCTCGCCCCTCTAGGCCGGCTCCCAGGCCACGACCCCGACCCAGCATGCCGCCGCCCCCGCAACCTGCAGGAAGTGACAATGATAGTGGCATCTGCAGCTCCGCTTCCAAGATCATAACAG ACGGAGGCCTGGTCATTAAGGGGATTGGACGAGCCCTCATCCCTGAGGTGATTGTGGACCAACAAGGGGAGAGCTCTGCTGGTCAAGAGCCCGCGGCCACTCATCCCCCGCCCCTAGTCCCTGAGATCCAGTCAGAGAGCACTGCTCTGTGA
- the arhgap17b gene encoding rho GTPase-activating protein 17b isoform X2 yields MRSKIERRMELVRLVSHNTHKRLVSCLQGQLGTDTEKRHKKLPLTMLSQAMQEGGGQLGDESLIGKMMDVCGEAETRLATELMQHEMQIEKDILDPLNQLAEVEIPNILKQRKQLAKLVLDYDSAKTRWYQATKSNNQAMAAKADSLKDEMDEALNKVEICKDQLSADLYNFASKEGEYAQYYVMLLEAQADYHRRSLAALEGAIPTIHLQQDSWMEKPAFGTFLEEHLKRSNREIALPIEACVMMLLETGMREEGLFRIAAGASKLKKLKAALDCSTSQLEEFYSDPHAVAGALKSYLRELPEPLMTYGLYDEWTQASNVPDPDKRLQALWVTCDRLPKTHKANLRYLVKFLAKLAQDSDVNKMTPSNIAIVLGPNLLWAKTEGTLAEMAAATSVHVVAIIEPIIQHADWFFPDEVDFNVSGMFAMPTHPATPDPEPGLERKRPGSLVGQDGDSHTPRKDSTVNKQPEPTPRRASTVNRKQPQLTSPTFQPPLPPLEATQPEPQPQALSPATEAEQLGLSGAGGAAGGGVGGLGGGVQVATVQPQVVTQLSAEESSPARELMSTPPPQRNGSVNLTVGTQHSQGGSRGPSPHMVRRGTKKQAPAPPKQASPFASQSSIQAPGSPHHPPITPRRYTVKENPIHAPSHPPPQPPQPHQAQGESEPSPPSTPTPPDTPPHDGPHSNPLSAPHYGSLPRPSRPAPRPRPRPSMPPPPQPAGSDNDSGICSSASKIITDGGLVIKGIGRALIPEVIVDQQGESSAGQEPAATHPPPLVPEIQSESTAL; encoded by the exons ATGCGTAGCAAG aTTGAGAGGCGGATGGAGCTGGTGCGTTTGGTGtcgcacaacacacacaagaggCTGGTGTCCTGTCTGCAGGGTCAACTGGGCACAGACACTGAGAAGAGACAT AAAAAGCTGCCCCTGACGATGCTATCCCAGGCAATGCAAGAGGGAGGCGGTCAGCTGGGGGACGAGAGTCTGATCGG CAAGATGATGGATGTGTGTGGAGAAGCAGAGACCAGGTTAGCCACCGAACTGATGCAGCATGAAATGCAGATTGAGAAAGACATCTTGGATCCTCTCAACCAGCTGGCAGAG GTGGAGATTCCCAATATACTAAAACAGAGGAAGCAACTTGCCAAGCTGGTTCTGGACTATGACTCAGCCAAGACGAG GTGGTACCAGGCAACAAAGTCCAACAACCAGGCCATGGCAGCTAAAGCCGACTCTCTCAAAGATGAGATGGACGAGGCTCTCAATAAAGTAGAAATATGCaag GACCAGCTCTCTGCAGACTTGTACAACTTTGCCTCCAAAGAGGGAGAGTATGCACAGTATTATGTCATG TTATTAGAGGCCCAGGCAGACTACCACAGGAGGTCTCTGGCAGCTCTGGAGGGAGCTATACCCACCATCCACTTACAGCAAG ACTCTTGGATGGAGAAGCCGGCGTTTGGCACGTTCCTGGAGGAGCACCTGAAGAGGAGTAACCGTGAGATCGCTCTGCCCATAGAGGCCTGCGTCATGATGCTGCTGGAGACCGGCATGAGGGAGGAG GGTCTCTTCCGAATAGCTGCCGGAGCTTCAAAACTGAAGAAGCTGAAGGCGGCGCTGGACTGTTCCACCTCGCAGCTCGAAGAGTTCTACTCTGATCCCCACGCCGTTGCTG GAGCCTTGAAGTCCTACCTCAGGGAACTTCCTGAACCTCTAATGACTTATGGCCTGTACGACGAGTGGACGCAGGCCTCCAA tGTTCCTGACCCTGACAAGAGGCTTCAGGCCTTATGGGTGACATGTGACCGTTTGCCAAAGACTCACAAAGCCAACCTCAG GTATCTGGTGAAGTTTCTGGCCAAACTGGCTCAGGACAGCGACGTTAATAAGATGACTCCTAGCAACATCGCCATAGTCCTGGGGCCCAACCTGCTCTGGGCAAAGACTGAGGG GACTCTGGCGGAGATGGCAGCAGCTACATCGGTCCATGTGGTCGCCATCATCGAGCCCATTATCCAGCATGCTGATTGGTTCTTCCCTGATG AGGTGGATTTCAACGTGTCGGGCATGTTTGCCATGCCCACCCACCCAGCAACCCCGGACCCTGAACCCGGCCTGGAGAGGAAACGCCCCGGCAGCCTGGTGGGGCAGGACGGGGACAGTCACACCCCCCGTAAAGACAG CACTGTTAACAAACAGCCGGAGCCCACCCCACGTAGAGCCAGCACTGTAAATAGAAAGCAGCCACAGCTAACCTCACCCACCTTCCAACCCCCACTGCCCCCTCTGGAAGCTACCCAGCCTGAGCCCCAGCCCCAGGCTCTGTCCCCAGCTACAGAGGCTGAGCAGCTTGGCCTGAGTGGTGctggtggtgctgctggtggtggtgttggtggtcTGGGTGGTGGGGTCCAGGTAGCCACTGTGCAACCTCAGGTTGTAACCCAGCTCAGCGCAGAGGAGAGCAG CCCAGCCCGCGAGCTCATGTCCACCCCACCTCCCCAGAGGAATGGTTCAGTCAATCTTACAGTAGGAACCCAGCACTCTCAGGGTGGGTCCAGGGGGCCCAGTCCACACATGGTCCGCAGAG GCACCAAGAAGCAAGCCCCAGCCCCGCCCAAACAGGCCAGCCCCTTCGCATCCCAGTCCAGTATCCAGGCACCCGGGTCCCCTCATCACCCACCCATCACCCCACGACGCTACACTGTCAAAGAAAACCCCATCCACGCCCCAAGCCACCCACCCCCGCAGCCTCCTCAACCCCACCAGGCCCAGGGGGAGTCGGAGCCCTCTCCTCCCAGCACTCCAACCCCTCCAGACACTCCGCCTCATGATGGACCCCATTCCAACCCGTTGTCTGCCCCCCACTATGGATCTCTCCCTCGCCCCTCTAGGCCGGCTCCCAGGCCACGACCCCGACCCAGCATGCCGCCGCCCCCGCAACCTGCAGGAAGTGACAATGATAGTGGCATCTGCAGCTCCGCTTCCAAGATCATAACAG ACGGAGGCCTGGTCATTAAGGGGATTGGACGAGCCCTCATCCCTGAGGTGATTGTGGACCAACAAGGGGAGAGCTCTGCTGGTCAAGAGCCCGCGGCCACTCATCCCCCGCCCCTAGTCCCTGAGATCCAGTCAGAGAGCACTGCTCTGTGA
- the arhgap17b gene encoding rho GTPase-activating protein 17b isoform X4 yields the protein MKKQFNRMRQLANQTVGRAEKTEVLSDDLLQIERRMELVRLVSHNTHKRLVSCLQGQLGTDTEKRHKKLPLTMLSQAMQEGGGQLGDESLIGKMMDVCGEAETRLATELMQHEMQIEKDILDPLNQLAEVEIPNILKQRKQLAKLVLDYDSAKTRWYQATKSNNQAMAAKADSLKDEMDEALNKVEICKDQLSADLYNFASKEGEYAQYYVMLLEAQADYHRRSLAALEGAIPTIHLQQDSWMEKPAFGTFLEEHLKRSNREIALPIEACVMMLLETGMREEGLFRIAAGASKLKKLKAALDCSTSQLEEFYSDPHAVAGALKSYLRELPEPLMTYGLYDEWTQASNVPDPDKRLQALWVTCDRLPKTHKANLRYLVKFLAKLAQDSDVNKMTPSNIAIVLGPNLLWAKTEGTLAEMAAATSVHVVAIIEPIIQHADWFFPDEVDFNVSGMFAMPTHPATPDPEPGLERKRPGSLVGQDGDSHTPRKDSPARELMSTPPPQRNGSVNLTVGTQHSQGGSRGPSPHMVRRGTKKQAPAPPKQASPFASQSSIQAPGSPHHPPITPRRYTVKENPIHAPSHPPPQPPQPHQAQGESEPSPPSTPTPPDTPPHDGPHSNPLSAPHYGSLPRPSRPAPRPRPRPSMPPPPQPAGSDNDSGICSSASKIITDGGLVIKGIGRALIPEVIVDQQGESSAGQEPAATHPPPLVPEIQSESTAL from the exons atgaagaaacagTTTAATCGCATGAGGCAGCTTGCCAACCAGACAGTTGGAAG GGCTGAGAAAACAGAAGTGCTGAGTGATGACCTCCTACAG aTTGAGAGGCGGATGGAGCTGGTGCGTTTGGTGtcgcacaacacacacaagaggCTGGTGTCCTGTCTGCAGGGTCAACTGGGCACAGACACTGAGAAGAGACAT AAAAAGCTGCCCCTGACGATGCTATCCCAGGCAATGCAAGAGGGAGGCGGTCAGCTGGGGGACGAGAGTCTGATCGG CAAGATGATGGATGTGTGTGGAGAAGCAGAGACCAGGTTAGCCACCGAACTGATGCAGCATGAAATGCAGATTGAGAAAGACATCTTGGATCCTCTCAACCAGCTGGCAGAG GTGGAGATTCCCAATATACTAAAACAGAGGAAGCAACTTGCCAAGCTGGTTCTGGACTATGACTCAGCCAAGACGAG GTGGTACCAGGCAACAAAGTCCAACAACCAGGCCATGGCAGCTAAAGCCGACTCTCTCAAAGATGAGATGGACGAGGCTCTCAATAAAGTAGAAATATGCaag GACCAGCTCTCTGCAGACTTGTACAACTTTGCCTCCAAAGAGGGAGAGTATGCACAGTATTATGTCATG TTATTAGAGGCCCAGGCAGACTACCACAGGAGGTCTCTGGCAGCTCTGGAGGGAGCTATACCCACCATCCACTTACAGCAAG ACTCTTGGATGGAGAAGCCGGCGTTTGGCACGTTCCTGGAGGAGCACCTGAAGAGGAGTAACCGTGAGATCGCTCTGCCCATAGAGGCCTGCGTCATGATGCTGCTGGAGACCGGCATGAGGGAGGAG GGTCTCTTCCGAATAGCTGCCGGAGCTTCAAAACTGAAGAAGCTGAAGGCGGCGCTGGACTGTTCCACCTCGCAGCTCGAAGAGTTCTACTCTGATCCCCACGCCGTTGCTG GAGCCTTGAAGTCCTACCTCAGGGAACTTCCTGAACCTCTAATGACTTATGGCCTGTACGACGAGTGGACGCAGGCCTCCAA tGTTCCTGACCCTGACAAGAGGCTTCAGGCCTTATGGGTGACATGTGACCGTTTGCCAAAGACTCACAAAGCCAACCTCAG GTATCTGGTGAAGTTTCTGGCCAAACTGGCTCAGGACAGCGACGTTAATAAGATGACTCCTAGCAACATCGCCATAGTCCTGGGGCCCAACCTGCTCTGGGCAAAGACTGAGGG GACTCTGGCGGAGATGGCAGCAGCTACATCGGTCCATGTGGTCGCCATCATCGAGCCCATTATCCAGCATGCTGATTGGTTCTTCCCTGATG AGGTGGATTTCAACGTGTCGGGCATGTTTGCCATGCCCACCCACCCAGCAACCCCGGACCCTGAACCCGGCCTGGAGAGGAAACGCCCCGGCAGCCTGGTGGGGCAGGACGGGGACAGTCACACCCCCCGTAAAGACAG CCCAGCCCGCGAGCTCATGTCCACCCCACCTCCCCAGAGGAATGGTTCAGTCAATCTTACAGTAGGAACCCAGCACTCTCAGGGTGGGTCCAGGGGGCCCAGTCCACACATGGTCCGCAGAG GCACCAAGAAGCAAGCCCCAGCCCCGCCCAAACAGGCCAGCCCCTTCGCATCCCAGTCCAGTATCCAGGCACCCGGGTCCCCTCATCACCCACCCATCACCCCACGACGCTACACTGTCAAAGAAAACCCCATCCACGCCCCAAGCCACCCACCCCCGCAGCCTCCTCAACCCCACCAGGCCCAGGGGGAGTCGGAGCCCTCTCCTCCCAGCACTCCAACCCCTCCAGACACTCCGCCTCATGATGGACCCCATTCCAACCCGTTGTCTGCCCCCCACTATGGATCTCTCCCTCGCCCCTCTAGGCCGGCTCCCAGGCCACGACCCCGACCCAGCATGCCGCCGCCCCCGCAACCTGCAGGAAGTGACAATGATAGTGGCATCTGCAGCTCCGCTTCCAAGATCATAACAG ACGGAGGCCTGGTCATTAAGGGGATTGGACGAGCCCTCATCCCTGAGGTGATTGTGGACCAACAAGGGGAGAGCTCTGCTGGTCAAGAGCCCGCGGCCACTCATCCCCCGCCCCTAGTCCCTGAGATCCAGTCAGAGAGCACTGCTCTGTGA
- the LOC121884177 gene encoding meteorin-like protein → MLPNVIVSMYILALQLRHCAADLCNWTGSGFAAGVDSRIVLQVRLRCTEGSVRWIYPGQAVRVVLEPNLSSARRTTVCIKPSPSFRGASVFIERAGKLELLVTDSERPEQVFCFRADGPHRPAIYLQASPQRDGAWSRRAMGFRYELLGNRSAAPNLGHSGLQTSCRPCNDTELLMAICNSDFVVRGYIKNVSHHPEHQTSLVEVSASRVYWQRSGVFMQQVAASGSSRSVPSWHGHIHTLLQCYVKPGDGEFLFTGSEHFGEAWLGCAPRYKDFLSVYQTARASLRNSCDFPLD, encoded by the exons ATGTTGCCAAATGTGATTGTTTCGATGTATATTCTGGCTCTTCAGTTGCGGCACTGCGCGGCTGATCTGTGCAACTGGACTGGAAG CGGTTTTGCAGCTGGTGTGGACTCCAGGATTGTACTCCAGGTGCGGCTTCGCTGTACAGAGGGCTCGGTAAGGTGGATCTACCCGGGCCAGGCTGTCAGAGTGGTCCTGGAGCCCAACCTGTCTTCAGCCCGGCGCACCACCGTCTGCATCAAACCGTCTCCCTCTTTCCGCGGAGCCAGTGTGTTCATTGAACGGGCCGGGAAGCTGGAGCTCCTGGTGACGGACAGCGAGCGTCCGGAGCAGGTGTTCTGTTTCCGGGCAGATGGACCACATAGGCCCGCTATCTACCTCCAGGCCAGCCCGCAGAGAGATGGAGCCTGGAGCCGACGCGCAATGGGCTTTAGATATGAGCTGCTGGGTAACAGGAGCGCTGCACCCAACCTGGGCCACAGCGGGCTGCAGA CTTCATGTCGGCCTTGCAATGACACAGAACTTCTAATGGCCATCTGCAACAGTGATTTTG TTGTCCGAGGCTATATCAAGAATGTGTCCCACCACCCTGAACATCAGACATCCCTTGTGGAGGTGTCAGCCTCGAGGGTGTACTGGCAGCGCAGTGGAGTGTTCATGCAACAAGTGGCTGCCTCTGGGTCATCTCGGTCAGTCCCATCTTGGCACGGACACATCCACACACTCCTGCAGTGCTACGTGAAGCCTGGGGATGGAGAGTTTCTTTTCACGGGGTCAGAACACTTCGGGGAAGCTTGGTTAGGGTGTGCCCCGCGATACAaagacttcctgtctgtctaccaGACTGCCCGGGCGTCACTTCGGAATTCCTGCGACTTCCCTTTAGACTGA
- the aqp8b gene encoding aquaporin-8b has protein sequence MADDRTEMGEVGTSLVSSDSKPSPARPPNKFERLFQPCLAELVGTMFFVFIGCVSVIENVEGPGRLQPALVHGFAVAVMVACMDNISGSHFNPPFTLAIYLCGGMEMHMVVPYLACQVVGGVFGAALAKAMTSKENYAKAQGAAFALLQADSEIGGALIGEIAMTCLVTMVVLLAAVNTKTKSPLAPFMVGCTVIINVLAGGDVSGTCLNPARAFGPAIVSNYWTYHWLYWVGPITGGVIAAALVRLILGDRKIRLILK, from the exons ATGGCTGATGACAGGACAGAGATGGGCGAAGTGGGGACTTCTCTTGTGTCCTCAGATTCTAAACCATCTCCCGCCAGACCTCCTAACAAGTTTGAGAGGTTATTCCAGCCCTGTCTGGCTGAGCTGGTGGGAACGATGTTCTTTGTGTTTATCGGGTGTGTGTCAGTCATAGAGAACGTGGAGGGTCCAGGGAGGCTTCAGCCAGCTCTGGTGCATGGTTTTGCTGTAGCCGTGATGGTGGCTTGCATGGATAACATCAG TGGCTCCCATTTCAACCCCCCGTTCACCCTGGCCATCTATCTTTGTGGGGGTATGGAGATGCATATGGTGGTACCGTACCTTGCATGTCAGGTGGTTGGAGGGGTGTTTGGAGCTGCTCTGGCAAAG GCAATGACCTCCAAAGAGAACTATGCCAAGGCCCAGGGGGCCGCGTTTGCTCTGCTTCAGGCTGACAGTGAAATAGGTGGAGCTCTGATTGGAGAGATCGCCATGACCTGCCTGGTCACCATGGTGGTGCTGCTGGCGGCCGTCAACACCAAGACCAAAAGCCCCCTCGCGCCGTTCATGGTGGGTTGCACTGTCATCATCAACGTCTTGGCTGG TGGGGATGTATCTGGTACCTGTCTGAATCCAGCCAGAGCCTTTGGTCCAGCCATAGTGAGCAACTACTGGACTTATCACTGGCTCTACTGGGTAGGACCCATCACTGGAGGTGTAATAGCAGCTGCACTGGTTCG ACTCATACTTGGAGACAGGAAGATTCGACTCATCCTGAAATGA